The proteins below come from a single Chryseobacterium nepalense genomic window:
- a CDS encoding DUF1634 domain-containing protein has product MKKNFTDVDLNRSVGNLLRLGVILSVITSLIGFVKLFTEGFKMPKKYTSLDMGSSSEKVWGHFWNSLCKGEGMAIIQLGILLLIFTPLMRIIFALIGYLKEKDYVYVVISSIVLAIMAISFFTGYAH; this is encoded by the coding sequence ATGAAAAAGAACTTCACAGATGTTGATCTGAACCGTTCGGTGGGAAATTTGCTGAGATTAGGCGTTATTCTTTCTGTTATTACATCATTGATCGGTTTTGTAAAGCTTTTTACAGAGGGTTTTAAAATGCCTAAAAAATACACTTCACTCGATATGGGAAGTTCCTCGGAAAAAGTATGGGGACATTTTTGGAATTCGCTTTGCAAAGGCGAAGGAATGGCCATCATTCAGCTGGGGATTTTGCTTCTGATCTTCACCCCTTTAATGAGGATTATTTTTGCACTGATCGGGTATTTAAAAGAAAAAGACTACGTTTATGTAGTCATTTCTTCCATCGTTCTGGCTATCATGGCGATCAGCTTCTTTACAGGTTATGCCCATTAA
- the bla gene encoding subclass B3 metallo-beta-lactamase yields the protein MKKYVIILGLLMIVQYSAQIVHEPKNHPKEWSQSYEPFRIAGNLYYVGTYDLASYLIVTDKGNILINTGLADSLPVIKNNIKKLGFTYNDIKVLLLTQAHYDHLGAMAAIKKETGARLYVDAADAGVLKSGGKTDYEMGKYGVTFKPVTPDYILKDKDIVKLGNTTLTMLHHPGHTKGSCSFIFETKDNKRSYKVLIANMPTIIIDKKFSEVAAYPSIEKDYQYTLQQMRKLNFDIWVASHASQFDLHEKRKPKDPYNPGAFMNKKEYFDQLDELEKDYLEKKSEELNGHNL from the coding sequence ATGAAAAAATATGTAATCATTTTAGGACTGCTAATGATAGTTCAGTATAGTGCACAGATTGTCCATGAACCCAAAAACCATCCTAAAGAATGGTCGCAATCTTATGAGCCCTTCCGGATTGCCGGAAATCTTTATTATGTAGGAACATATGATTTAGCCTCTTATCTCATTGTGACGGATAAAGGAAATATCCTTATTAACACAGGATTGGCAGATTCACTTCCGGTAATTAAGAACAATATTAAAAAGCTGGGTTTTACATATAATGATATCAAGGTATTGCTGCTTACACAGGCGCATTACGATCATTTAGGAGCAATGGCAGCTATTAAAAAAGAAACAGGAGCAAGATTATATGTTGATGCCGCAGATGCTGGAGTCTTAAAAAGCGGAGGGAAAACGGATTATGAAATGGGAAAATATGGCGTAACGTTTAAACCGGTTACCCCGGATTATATTTTAAAAGATAAAGACATTGTAAAGCTTGGAAACACCACCCTCACCATGCTTCATCATCCCGGACATACAAAAGGTTCCTGCAGTTTTATATTTGAAACTAAAGATAACAAAAGAAGTTATAAGGTTTTAATTGCCAATATGCCGACCATTATTATTGATAAAAAATTCTCGGAAGTTGCTGCTTATCCTTCTATTGAAAAAGATTATCAATACACTTTACAGCAAATGAGAAAGCTGAATTTCGATATTTGGGTAGCTTCCCACGCAAGCCAGTTTGACCTTCATGAAAAACGTAAGCCGAAAGATCCTTACAATCCGGGCGCATTTATGAACAAAAAAGAATATTTTGATCAGCTTGATGAGCTGGAGAAAGATTATCTTGAAAAAAAATCAGAAGAGCTTAATGGGCATAACCTGTAA
- the gloA2 gene encoding SMU1112c/YaeR family gloxylase I-like metalloprotein, producing the protein MKIHHIAIICSDYEISKKFYTEVLGLNIIREVYREERQSFKLDLAIGDHYMIELFSFPDPPARPSRPEACGLRHLAFLVENVNEKREELIQKGLNCEEIRIDEFTEKAFFFTQDPDQLPLEFYEV; encoded by the coding sequence ATGAAAATCCACCATATCGCCATCATCTGTTCAGATTATGAAATTTCAAAAAAATTCTATACTGAAGTTTTAGGATTAAATATCATCCGTGAAGTATACCGTGAAGAAAGACAGTCTTTTAAGCTGGATCTTGCCATAGGAGACCATTATATGATTGAACTTTTTTCATTTCCCGACCCTCCGGCAAGGCCTTCCAGGCCTGAAGCATGTGGGCTGAGACATCTGGCTTTTTTGGTAGAAAATGTTAATGAAAAAAGGGAAGAATTAATTCAAAAAGGGCTAAATTGTGAAGAAATCAGGATTGATGAATTTACGGAGAAAGCATTCTTCTTTACCCAGGATCCGGACCAATTGCCATTAGAATTCTATGAAGTTTAA
- a CDS encoding nuclear transport factor 2 family protein has product MNKIFAFLFLSGSLCFGQSQEIEQPVRTLFTAMKNADAELLKSVFSETAVLQTITKDGVKNEDINDFIASVSKMQKNDLDERIIIEAIHTDGNLASVFTPYSFYFKGKFSHCGANSFQLVKQQSGEWKIQYLIDTRRKDNCKEIK; this is encoded by the coding sequence ATGAACAAAATTTTTGCATTCCTCTTTCTTTCAGGAAGTTTATGTTTCGGGCAAAGTCAGGAAATTGAACAGCCTGTAAGGACTTTATTTACTGCGATGAAAAATGCAGATGCCGAGCTGCTGAAATCCGTTTTTTCTGAAACAGCTGTTCTGCAGACCATCACCAAAGACGGTGTGAAAAATGAAGACATCAATGATTTTATAGCCTCCGTTTCAAAGATGCAGAAAAATGATCTTGATGAAAGAATCATTATTGAAGCTATCCATACCGACGGAAACCTGGCGAGTGTTTTTACACCCTATTCTTTTTATTTTAAAGGCAAATTTTCCCATTGCGGAGCAAACAGCTTTCAACTGGTAAAACAACAGAGCGGGGAGTGGAAAATCCAGTATTTAATTGATACAAGAAGAAAAGACAACTGTAAGGAAATAAAATAA
- a CDS encoding endonuclease/exonuclease/phosphatase family protein has protein sequence MWTAYLILTVLLLIVTILPKIQHSHWIFRVPEFGKIQITVFILLTIILGFAAPGKSEYFCYYQGLLLVMLIHHSIILIKYTPLYPVKKYTQKYQSSNKLHFISANVYQFNKEYERFIQLVKKYKPDMFLTMESNGDWEQALKPLEKDYPYHHKVTLENTYGMHFYSKIKIESSRTHYFVADDIPSIEAHLKTEDGFSFVFFGVHPPPPSPTEEETSKERDGDLLSTAKRVREIKKPLIVVGDFNNVAWSKSSILFRKTSHLIDPRIGRSFVSTFHAKYRLLRFPIDLMFHSEEIFIEDLKTLENFGSDHLPVYCEFFIDHEQDKKQEERIDHATKEEKEEAEEMIEEGKEEDGNRDAIVTEG, from the coding sequence ATGTGGACAGCTTATCTGATTCTGACTGTATTGTTGTTAATTGTAACCATACTGCCAAAAATTCAACATTCTCACTGGATATTCCGGGTTCCGGAATTTGGTAAAATACAGATCACGGTATTTATACTTTTGACTATTATTCTCGGCTTCGCCGCTCCCGGTAAATCTGAATATTTCTGTTATTATCAGGGACTTTTATTAGTTATGCTCATCCATCACAGCATCATTCTCATTAAATATACTCCGCTGTACCCTGTTAAAAAGTACACGCAAAAATACCAGTCTTCTAATAAACTGCATTTTATCTCTGCCAATGTTTATCAGTTTAATAAAGAATATGAACGCTTTATTCAATTGGTTAAAAAATATAAGCCTGATATGTTTCTTACGATGGAAAGTAACGGCGACTGGGAACAGGCGTTGAAACCTTTGGAAAAAGACTATCCGTATCATCATAAAGTAACGCTGGAAAACACCTACGGAATGCATTTTTATTCGAAAATTAAAATTGAAAGTTCCAGAACGCATTATTTTGTGGCAGATGATATTCCCAGCATTGAAGCACATTTAAAAACCGAAGACGGATTTTCTTTTGTATTTTTCGGAGTTCATCCTCCACCGCCAAGTCCAACCGAAGAAGAAACCTCGAAAGAACGTGACGGCGACCTGCTAAGTACCGCAAAAAGAGTAAGAGAAATAAAAAAACCTCTTATTGTTGTCGGTGATTTTAATAATGTAGCATGGTCCAAATCCTCCATATTATTTAGAAAAACCAGTCACCTCATCGATCCCAGGATCGGACGCTCATTTGTCTCAACTTTTCACGCAAAATACCGTCTGCTGAGATTCCCGATTGACCTGATGTTCCACAGTGAAGAAATCTTTATTGAAGACCTGAAAACCCTTGAAAATTTTGGTTCCGACCATCTTCCGGTATACTGTGAATTTTTTATTGATCACGAGCAGGATAAAAAGCAGGAAGAACGCATCGACCATGCTACAAAAGAAGAAAAAGAAGAAGCCGAAGAAATGATTGAAGAAGGAAAAGAGGAAGACGGAAACAGAGATGCCATAGTTACGGAAGGGTAA
- a CDS encoding A/G-specific adenine glycosylase, protein MKNTVTPDFKHIGGKLLIWYGKNARDLPFRQTKDPYKIWICEIVFQQTRISQGLGHYTNFTERFPDVKTLAEADENEVLLYWKGLGYYSRAINVHKAAQQIMNDYDGIFPGEYEEILKLKGVGKYTAAAVSSICFNGKIPAVDGNFYRVLSRVFADDFDVSSSRAFNYFSDLAHLILPDNVGDFNQAMMDLGSEVCKPKNPLCGECPLNQDCIAFLTNKIYNFPVKTKKVKAEGLELKYYFVHRNGEFLIQQRKDDFIWKKLFEFPPQISDELLPFIKSVKTVHHKLTHKNLSIEIYNVEVDSEEAWNNFIAENDYMISDYESSHQKSFPKPLENYIGNYHTAYRIL, encoded by the coding sequence TTGAAAAATACGGTCACTCCAGACTTCAAACACATTGGTGGCAAACTTCTGATCTGGTACGGAAAAAACGCCAGAGATCTTCCTTTCCGACAGACAAAAGATCCGTATAAAATATGGATCTGCGAAATTGTTTTTCAGCAGACAAGAATCAGTCAGGGGCTCGGTCATTATACCAATTTTACTGAACGGTTTCCCGACGTAAAAACACTCGCAGAAGCCGATGAAAATGAAGTTTTACTTTACTGGAAAGGATTGGGGTATTATTCAAGAGCAATCAATGTTCACAAGGCGGCACAGCAGATCATGAACGATTATGATGGAATATTTCCTGGCGAATATGAGGAAATCCTAAAGCTGAAAGGAGTGGGGAAATATACGGCGGCGGCAGTTTCAAGCATCTGTTTCAATGGAAAGATTCCTGCAGTTGACGGTAATTTTTACCGGGTTTTAAGCCGTGTTTTTGCGGATGATTTTGATGTTTCCAGTTCCAGGGCGTTTAATTATTTCTCCGATCTAGCTCATTTAATCTTACCTGACAATGTGGGGGATTTTAATCAGGCCATGATGGATTTGGGTTCGGAAGTCTGTAAACCTAAAAATCCTCTTTGCGGAGAATGTCCTTTAAATCAGGATTGTATCGCTTTTTTAACCAATAAAATCTATAATTTTCCTGTTAAAACAAAAAAAGTAAAAGCAGAAGGTCTCGAGTTGAAATATTACTTCGTACACCGGAACGGAGAATTTTTAATTCAGCAGAGAAAAGACGATTTTATATGGAAAAAACTGTTTGAATTTCCTCCTCAGATTTCCGATGAACTATTACCTTTTATTAAAAGTGTAAAAACAGTGCATCATAAACTGACGCATAAAAACCTCAGCATTGAAATTTACAATGTCGAAGTGGATTCGGAAGAGGCCTGGAATAATTTTATCGCCGAAAATGATTATATGATCAGTGATTATGAAAGCTCTCACCAAAAATCTTTCCCGAAACCACTGGAAAATTATATCGGAAATTATCACACAGCTTACAGGATTTTATAA
- a CDS encoding DUF5458 family protein, with translation MDSKLQPAENQHQGQQQHAGQPKGNPLAELNKIGGFGFVESVVDGIANMNPTRKARKEIFLNDSNKEEERKELLQKINLWVNLLESNDSADKMAETCKSKAQSADQSLKSNLKNTLDAVRQLETNYRTVAQFYKNTELDKVDNVSIVNASLDQVSDLDNPLFIDAIAEEFKNYYDRLDLRDNYSILAIPGYLGSNKVIEKWAKICNENKVMMVTDFANLDKPDDVVDLFHSANLTGGELHRSNVIMTCNWLVGRGKAEEVGEEENVELPPSTSLAGKIHKTLMSQVAAGKKHGNINEVDAVKFELKKSEISQLEKMGLVPMVNEYGKIMAFSAKTLFTGDNIGLQTYSVVRVFDYVTKVLLDFLNRRAFENWNAKNEDDLRRQIVQFLDNIKGPDKLIEKFKIVRFEQDRVNKDRVWLDIRLTPYFPTKSFVIKLDGHKGDDGNEWDAEYAQE, from the coding sequence ATGGATAGTAAATTACAGCCAGCTGAAAACCAACACCAGGGGCAGCAGCAACATGCAGGTCAGCCGAAAGGTAATCCGCTTGCCGAACTTAATAAAATAGGAGGTTTCGGTTTTGTAGAATCCGTTGTAGACGGTATTGCCAACATGAACCCTACAAGAAAAGCAAGGAAAGAAATATTCCTTAATGACAGCAACAAAGAAGAAGAACGAAAAGAGCTTCTTCAGAAAATAAACCTATGGGTGAATCTTCTTGAAAGCAACGATTCAGCTGATAAAATGGCTGAAACCTGCAAATCAAAAGCGCAGTCTGCGGATCAGAGTTTAAAATCAAACCTGAAAAATACACTTGATGCCGTACGCCAGCTGGAAACGAACTACAGAACAGTCGCTCAGTTTTATAAAAATACGGAACTTGATAAAGTAGACAATGTAAGTATTGTTAATGCCAGTTTAGACCAGGTTTCAGATCTTGATAATCCTTTATTCATCGATGCTATTGCAGAAGAGTTCAAGAATTATTATGACCGTCTGGATCTTCGCGACAACTATTCGATTTTGGCAATTCCAGGATATCTGGGATCCAATAAAGTAATCGAAAAATGGGCGAAAATATGTAATGAAAATAAAGTCATGATGGTTACCGATTTTGCCAACCTCGACAAGCCGGATGATGTGGTAGATCTTTTTCATTCCGCAAATCTTACCGGTGGAGAACTGCACAGAAGTAATGTCATTATGACGTGTAACTGGTTGGTTGGCCGTGGCAAAGCTGAAGAAGTAGGAGAGGAAGAAAATGTAGAACTTCCACCGTCCACTTCACTCGCAGGAAAGATCCACAAAACCCTCATGTCTCAGGTGGCAGCAGGAAAAAAACACGGAAATATCAACGAAGTGGATGCCGTAAAATTTGAATTGAAGAAAAGCGAGATTTCACAGCTTGAAAAAATGGGGCTTGTTCCGATGGTCAATGAATATGGAAAGATCATGGCATTCTCCGCAAAAACCCTTTTCACGGGAGATAATATCGGATTACAGACGTATTCTGTAGTTCGTGTATTCGACTATGTAACCAAAGTTTTATTGGACTTCCTCAACAGAAGAGCTTTTGAAAACTGGAATGCCAAGAATGAAGATGATCTGAGAAGACAAATTGTTCAGTTCCTGGATAATATCAAAGGCCCGGATAAGTTGATTGAAAAATTTAAAATCGTTCGTTTTGAACAGGACAGGGTTAATAAAGACCGGGTTTGGCTGGACATCCGCCTAACACCGTATTTCCCTACGAAAAGTTTTGTAATCAAATTGGACGGTCATAAAGGAGATGACGGAAATGAGTGGGATGCAGAATACGCCCAGGAGTAA
- a CDS encoding type VI secretion system contractile sheath small subunit codes for MAMFNYGVGGNEVKVDANEAIQNIQENKSLIVSQLTSEESYVPEIVTGLKTVEDVFRHFQPSVNVQHETEDGTVVEEEFRFQNLADFTPKNLTQKSAYLQQLSMEQEQYNKIVRQLKTNKILRNMLENDQTRAAFIEVLKEVAQELEK; via the coding sequence ATGGCAATGTTTAATTATGGCGTTGGCGGAAACGAAGTGAAAGTGGATGCCAATGAAGCTATCCAGAACATACAGGAGAATAAGTCATTGATTGTGAGCCAGCTTACTTCAGAAGAGTCTTATGTTCCTGAAATTGTAACAGGATTAAAAACAGTGGAAGACGTCTTCAGGCATTTCCAGCCTTCTGTAAACGTGCAGCACGAGACAGAAGATGGCACTGTAGTAGAAGAAGAATTCCGTTTTCAGAATCTTGCAGATTTTACCCCCAAAAACCTTACCCAGAAATCAGCATACCTCCAGCAACTAAGCATGGAGCAGGAGCAATACAACAAAATTGTACGCCAGCTGAAAACCAATAAAATTCTGCGCAATATGCTGGAAAACGATCAGACCAGAGCTGCGTTTATCGAGGTATTGAAGGAAGTGGCACAGGAACTTGAAAAATAA